GGAGATGTGGGGTATGCCGATGTTTGACCAAAAAGATGCCGCGGCCATTCTCTACGAAGTTAACGAATGTCGCAAGGCCTATCCGAATCACTATATTCGGCTAAATGCTTATGACGCCTCTCGCGGTCGGCAGTCCTTACGGATGTCCTTCATCGTAAACCGTCCAGCGAACGATCCCGGTTTTGGCTTAATCCGTCAAGAAGGTCGCGACCGTCAGCTTCATTACACTATCCACAGCTATGCCACGGATAAGCCTAAAGGCGAACGCTTCACCGACTAAGCGTCCGTTCCACAAAAAACAGCCCGGTTGGGCTGTTTTTTGTTATGGGACGTTTGACAACCGTCATAAGCCATCTTTCATCCATACATCGTGAAGCAACACGGCCAAACCACGAGGCAAGGCGATATTCGGATGGATATGATTATCTTAAACCCGGGCCTGCTGGAGGAGCAGGTCTTTTAGCGCTTTGGCGGGCGGTGGCAAATAATGTCCCCGTAAGTGCACGACATACCAGTAACGCTTGAGTGGAAAGCCTTCAACCGGCAAGATGACAAGACGTTTGGACTCTAGTTCCAGTTGAATCACACGACGGGAGATCACGGCAATTCCTAACCCGTGCG
The Sulfobacillus thermosulfidooxidans DNA segment above includes these coding regions:
- a CDS encoding ribulose bisphosphate carboxylase small subunit, with the translated sequence MAFHLTQGTFSYLPPLTDDEIKLQIEYALDHNWPMSVEFTDDPHPRNTYWEMWGMPMFDQKDAAAILYEVNECRKAYPNHYIRLNAYDASRGRQSLRMSFIVNRPANDPGFGLIRQEGRDRQLHYTIHSYATDKPKGERFTD